In the genome of Bacillus thuringiensis, the window AAATAAAGTCAGTATGTTTCTCTGGGATATAGACGCTTCCTCCCCCAAACCCTTTACCTTCCATTCCTCCACTACCTACAGCTAAAATCGATTGCTGCGTTTGATAACCTTGATCTGCATTTTCAAATGGATTTAACCAACCTACAATACGCGACTGTTGGTGAGGTTTTAGTAAAGTAACTAAATTATTATAGAAAAAATCTTGATACTTAAAGAAAATAAATATTAAAGCAGATAGTATGGTCAACGGAATAACTGTACATAATGCTATCAATTTCTTTTGAATACCTGACATAAATAAAATACATGCAATAGCAGCAGCATATAAGAACACCATACCTGTATCCGGTTGACTATATACAACCGCCATAGGTGGCAGTGACACTAGCATAATTTTACCTACTAGCTTTAAATCTGTTTGGAATGTCCTTGCCATATACTGTGCATTATGTTTCACTGCTATACTCGCTACTACAAGTAGCAATGCAATTTTGAAAAACTCAGACGGCTGAATTTGTCCAAATACTGGGAAAACAAACCATCTTTTTGCACCTAATTTTTCAGGTGTAAAACCTGATGGTGGTAATACTTTCAAAAGAATAAGTGAAGCAAACCCGGCAATATAAAGCGGCCAAGATAATTTTTGTAACTGATCTAAATCAATGCTTGCAACAAGAAGTAACAATACAACCCCAATTATGTAGTTAACACCTTGTTTCATAGCAAAGTTTGCAGCTCCATACTGTCCCGTTTGCTGACTGCTATATATAGCAGCTATACTCGTCACACATAGTGCACACAAAATTAAAATTAATTTTACATCTAAACTTTTTAGAAACTCGGTACTTCTTTTCATGACATCCTCCTGAAACATTGTTACGGCAAAAATAAAAAACCAGGAGTCAACATTCTTCATGTTTTGACGACTGATTACACATTATCTATAAAACACTTATATAGAATAACTCTCTTTTTCATACAATACAATATATTATACTACAGTTTCATCAGTAAGATTTGCCAAAAAAATTATTCTTTTCTTATTTTATATCCATATACCATATATCAGCAATGTATTTTCGTAAATTCCTAATACATAATCGTTTATTGTAAGATTACTGGGAAAGGTATTTATACATATAGTAGGATGTAGATGAAGAAATAAGATGATAAAAAGCTCGCATAAGCGAGCTTTTTATTAATATACAGATGTATTATTTTCTGACATGTTTTCCAAAATTTCTTTAACACGTCCTAAGAACTTACCACAAATTAAACCATCAAGTACGCGGTGATCAAGTGATAAACATAAGTTAACCATGTCACGAGCACCGAACATACCGTTATCCATAATTACTGGGCGTTTTACAATTGATTCAACTTGTAAAATAGCCGCTTGTGGGTAATTAATAATACCCATAGATTGAACAGAACCGAATGATCCTGTGTTATTAATTGTAAATGTTCCACCTTGCATTTCGTCTGCTTTTAACGATTTCGTGCGTACTTTTCCTGCAAGTTCTGTAATTTCACGAGCGATACCTTTAATTGTTTTCTCGTCCGCTTGCTTAATTACTGGTACAAATAGTTCTTCCTCTGTTGCAACAGCGATAGAAAGGTTAATATCTTTCTTCTGAACAATTTTATCGCCAGCCCACATTGAATTAATTTGAGGATACTCTTTTAACGCTTGTGCCACTGCTTTTACGAAGAAAGCAAAGAACGTTAAGTTAAAGCCTTCACGCTTCTTAAAGTCACCTTTAATTGAGTTACGGTATGACACAAGGTTTGTCACATCTACTTCAATCATCATCCAAGCATGTGGTGCTTCATGTTTACTACGTAACATGTTTGCTGCGATTGCTTTACGCACACCTGTGACTGGAATTTCGATATCTCCAGGCATTGTAGGTACAGAAACTGGTTTCGCAGCTTCTACTTTTTGCGCTACTGGTGCTGCTTTTGGTGCTTGTGGGCGAGCTTCTACTACCGCCGCTACAGCTTCCTCTTTTTTCGCACCTGCTTGCGGAATATTTCCAGATTCCACTAGCTTTAAAATATCTTTACGAGTGATACGGCCATTTGCTCCCGTACCTCCTACTAAATCTAAATCAACGTTATGCTCACCCGCAAGTTTTAACACAGCTGGTGAAAAACGTGGCTTTCCATCAGTTGGTTGTTTTACTTTCGGTGCTTTTTCAGGCGTAATTGCTGCTGCCTTTGGTTCTTCTTTCGTTTTTTCCTCAACAGCTGTTGCTGCTACTTCGTCTGCGCCTTCTACTTGAATCACACAAACTACTTCACCTACAGCTAACGTATCACCTTCACCAGCTATTAACTCTTTCACAATACCAGTGAAAGAAGATGGTACTTCAGCATTTACTTTATCAGTCATTACTTCTGCAAGCGGATCATACTTGTTTACGTGATCGCCAACATTAACGAGCCATTTACTAATTGTGCCCTCTGTAACGCTCTCCCCGAGCTGAGGCATTGTAATATTTTCTACAGCCATGTATAGTCCCCCCGATTAAAATTCCGCAAGTTCACGCATTGCTTTTTCAACTTTATCTGGATTTACCATAAAG includes:
- a CDS encoding FtsW/RodA/SpoVE family cell cycle protein is translated as MKRSTEFLKSLDVKLILILCALCVTSIAAIYSSQQTGQYGAANFAMKQGVNYIIGVVLLLLVASIDLDQLQKLSWPLYIAGFASLILLKVLPPSGFTPEKLGAKRWFVFPVFGQIQPSEFFKIALLLVVASIAVKHNAQYMARTFQTDLKLVGKIMLVSLPPMAVVYSQPDTGMVFLYAAAIACILFMSGIQKKLIALCTVIPLTILSALIFIFFKYQDFFYNNLVTLLKPHQQSRIVGWLNPFENADQGYQTQQSILAVGSGGMEGKGFGGGSVYIPEKHTDFIFATIAEEGGFIVAALVVFLFLLLLYRTIIIGYSADNIFGTLLCAGSIGILTVQIFQNIGMIVGLMPVKGIALPFLSYGGSSLFSNMIMMGLILSVRKTYKKYMFSVK
- a CDS encoding dihydrolipoamide acetyltransferase family protein — translated: MAVENITMPQLGESVTEGTISKWLVNVGDHVNKYDPLAEVMTDKVNAEVPSSFTGIVKELIAGEGDTLAVGEVVCVIQVEGADEVAATAVEEKTKEEPKAAAITPEKAPKVKQPTDGKPRFSPAVLKLAGEHNVDLDLVGGTGANGRITRKDILKLVESGNIPQAGAKKEEAVAAVVEARPQAPKAAPVAQKVEAAKPVSVPTMPGDIEIPVTGVRKAIAANMLRSKHEAPHAWMMIEVDVTNLVSYRNSIKGDFKKREGFNLTFFAFFVKAVAQALKEYPQINSMWAGDKIVQKKDINLSIAVATEEELFVPVIKQADEKTIKGIAREITELAGKVRTKSLKADEMQGGTFTINNTGSFGSVQSMGIINYPQAAILQVESIVKRPVIMDNGMFGARDMVNLCLSLDHRVLDGLICGKFLGRVKEILENMSENNTSVY